The following coding sequences lie in one Metopolophium dirhodum isolate CAU chromosome 5, ASM1992520v1, whole genome shotgun sequence genomic window:
- the LOC132944958 gene encoding uncharacterized protein LOC132944958 — translation MSKRKNVDITHFFKKKSATSASTVENDDRTTEENKNRIAVDSSESSLSSKEKIELNICQPLNTEINLNKKLDIGDFLNSNLHINNIFKKQLLEDHWRPLNKNNFPFSTHKKCGSIEKRYVKLEHLEKYFWLVISKSMNGLFCVYCSVFNHSNTGTGSKNTMPLKCLVTEPLTKFAKLLGKDGYLETHSRNIYHKNAVQDGKSFLHIYNNPQNKITNKLNTAHYEQVKENRSRLKPIIDSLIFLGKQNIAIRGHRDDGSIFDDSQKPTENNGNFRELLNFRISSGDEILKNHLLSSESRATYISKTTQNELICIIGNLILKNVLERVKQSKFYSVIFDETTDVSNISQLVTVIRYVHKNEVYEDFIGFLDCHKDNYKNTGGEVEPKMTGEIIGNSVLSILKKLDLPFENCVGITTDGCSVMLSEKCGAVKTLKEKMKNAIKCTCFSHALNLSIMKGCKIKFVRNAFGIMKEIINFFNSSAKKNYILKNTLKSSLHSLCETRWVEKHDCILQFFTGLSSIIEALDKISDWDDINTAKIFTLTSPVSKLLQSKSQDKFSATTIIKNVISILKKKRENSSNCFNKIFKTAENQMANLGISIGINKPRLSEVMKNRENPQTQSVEEYFRITLFIPFLDNLLYDLESRFDEDLMSVFDLDVVLPNIVKTKSIFDDKFKLENKIKNVINQFGDLVAHEINIPRDIFESSIIGEFELWHNYWLQEEQLPSSPLEAIKQCDPDLFSGINVLLKILITLPATGATAERNFSSLRRVKTWMRSRISEERLNGLALLHAHRDVIINHDEVIDIFAQSNRRLDFVI, via the exons ATGTCTAAGAGGAAAAATGTcgatattacacatttttttaaaaagaaaagtgcAACTAGTGCAAGTACTGTGGAAAATGATGATCGAACAACTgaggaaaataaaaatcgaattgcAGTGGATTCAAGTGAGTCGTCTTTATCAtccaaagaaaaaattgaattaaatatttgtcaacCACTAAAcactgaaattaatttaaataaaaaactagatattggagattttttaaattcaaatttacacattaataatatttttaaaaaacaacttcTTGAAGATCATTGGAGAcccctaaataaaaataattttccctTTTCTACTCACAAAAAATGTGGTAGTATAGAAAAAAGATACGTAAAATTAGAgcatttggaaaaatatttttggctaGTGATATCAAAATCTATGAATGGTTTATTCTGTGTTTATTGTTCAGTTTTTAATCACTCTAATACTGGCACAGGATCAAAAAATACAATGCCTCTTAAGTGTCTAGTAACCGAACCTTTAACCAAATTTGCTAAACTTCTTGGAAAGGATGGTTACCTAGAAACTCATAGTAGaaatatttaccataaaaacGCCGTTCAGGATGGAAaatcatttttacatatttataataatccacaaaataaaattaccaataaACTAAATACAGCTCATTATGAACAAGTTAAAGAAAACAGATCTCGGTTGAAACCAATAATTGACTCGTTAATATTTCTTGGTAAACAAAATATTGCTATTCGAGGACATCGCGATGATGGCAGTATATTTGACGATTCTCAAAAGCCTACAGAAAATAATGGAAATTTCAgggaattattaaatttcagaaTTTCATCTGGTGAtgagattttaaaaaatcatttattaagtTCCGAGTCTAGAGCCACTTACATTAGTAAAACGACACAGAACGAACTTATTTGTATTATAGGAAATTTGATACTAAAAAATGTGTTGGAAAGagtaaaacaatcaaaattttatagtgTTATTTTTGATGAAACCACCGATGTATCAAATATTTCCCAGTTAGTCACTGTTATTCGATATGTCCATAAAAATGAAGTGTATGAAGATTTTATCGGATTCTTAGACTGTCATAaagacaattataaaaatactggaGGGGAAGTAGAACCTAAAATGACTGGTGAAATTATAGGAAATTCAGTTTtgagcattttaaaaaaacttgattTACCATTTGAAAATTGCGTCGGAATTACAACAGATGGATGTAGTGTTATGCTATCCGAAAAATGTGGAGCAGTTAAAACacttaaagaaaaaatgaaaaatgcaaTCAAATGCACTTGTTTTAGTCATGCCTTAAATTTGTCTATTATGAAAgggtgcaaaattaaatttgtaagaaATGCTTTCGGAATAatgaaagaaataattaatttttttaattcatcagcaaaaaaaaactatattttgaaaaatactttaaaatcatCATTACATTCATTATGTGAGACAAGATGGGTGGAAAAACATGActgtattttacaatttttcactGGCCTAAGTTCCATAATCGAGGCATTAGACAAAATATCAGATTGGGATGATATAAATACCGCAA aaatttttactttaacaTCTCCAGTAAGTAAATTATTGCAGTCCAAAAGCCAGGACAAATTTTCAGCTActactataattaaaaatgtaatttctattttgaaaaaaaaacgagaaaatAGTTCCAActgttttaacaaaatatttaaaaccgcTGAAAATCAGATGGCCAACTTGGGGATTTCAATCGGAATTAACAAGCCAAGATTATCTGAAGTAATGAAAAACAGAGAAAATCCTCAAACTCAATCTGTTGaagaatattttagaataactcTTTTTATTCCCTTTCTCGATAATTTACTATATGATTTAGAATCTAGATTCGATGAAGATTTAATGTCAGTTTTTGATCTAGACGTAGTGTTGCCCAACATAGTTAAAACAAAATCCATTTTTgatgacaaatttaaattagaaaataaaataaaaaacgtgaTTAATCAATTTGGTGACTTAGTAgctcatgaaataaatatacctagaGATATTTTTGAATCTTCAATAATTGGTGAATTTGAACTTTGGCACAATTATTGGTTGCAAGAGGAACAATTACCTTCGTCACCTTTAGAAGCTATCAAACAATGTGACCCGGACCTTTTTTCtggaataaatgtattgttaaaaatacttatcaCGTTACCGGCTACAGGTGCAACAGCTGAACGTAATTTTTCATCACTACGACGAGTCAAAACATGGATGAGGTCGAGAATATCAGAGGAACGATTAAATGGACTGGCATTATTACACGCTCATCGAGATGTCATTATAAACCACGATGAAGTTATAGATATATTTGCTCAATCTAACAGAAGATTGGACTTTGTAATTTga